A region of Rhodospirillales bacterium DNA encodes the following proteins:
- the kdsA gene encoding 3-deoxy-8-phosphooctulonate synthase, with translation MSSTSPRTVRVGTVEIANDRPLAVIAGPCQIESRQHALEVAAALKEISTALGIGLIYKSSFDKANRSSGATARGLGMEAGLAALADVRDATGLPVLTDVHEPHQCGPVAEVVDVLQIPAFLCRQTDLLLAAGATGRAVNVKKGQFLAPWDMRNVVDKVVSTGNHNVMQCERGASFGYNTLVSDMRSLPVMARGGYPVVFDATHSVQQPGGQGTTSGGQREFVPVLARAAIAIGVAAVFIETHPDPDKAPSDGPNMVPLRQLRGLLEDLMAFDRLAKARPIAL, from the coding sequence ATGTCGAGCACGTCCCCGCGCACGGTCCGCGTCGGCACGGTGGAGATCGCCAACGACCGGCCGCTGGCGGTGATCGCCGGGCCCTGCCAGATCGAGAGCCGCCAGCACGCGCTCGAGGTCGCGGCGGCGCTGAAGGAGATATCCACCGCGCTGGGCATCGGGCTGATCTACAAGAGCTCGTTCGACAAGGCCAACCGTAGCTCCGGCGCCACGGCGCGCGGACTGGGCATGGAGGCGGGCCTGGCGGCGCTGGCCGACGTGCGCGACGCCACCGGCCTACCGGTGCTGACCGACGTCCACGAGCCGCACCAGTGCGGACCGGTGGCCGAGGTGGTCGACGTGCTGCAGATCCCCGCCTTCCTGTGCCGCCAGACCGACCTGCTGCTGGCGGCAGGGGCGACCGGCCGGGCCGTCAACGTCAAGAAGGGCCAGTTCCTGGCGCCGTGGGACATGCGGAACGTGGTCGACAAGGTGGTGTCGACCGGCAACCACAACGTCATGCAGTGCGAGCGCGGCGCCAGCTTCGGCTACAACACGCTGGTGTCCGACATGCGGTCCCTGCCGGTGATGGCGCGCGGCGGCTATCCCGTGGTGTTCGACGCCACCCATTCCGTGCAGCAGCCCGGCGGGCAGGGCACGACGTCGGGCGGCCAGCGCGAGTTCGTGCCGGTGCTGGCGCGGGCCGCCATCGCCATCGGCGTCGCGGCCGTGTTCATCGAGACCCATCCCGATCCCGACAAGGCGCCGTCGGACGGCCCCAACATGGTGCCGCTGCGGCAGCTTCGCGGGCTGCTCGAGGATCTGATGGCGTTCGACCGGCTGGCCAAGGCGCGGCCGATCGCCCTCTGA
- a CDS encoding winged helix-turn-helix domain-containing protein: MLLSVNSHVIDTATREVRRAGRPIAVEPKVFDLLLFLIAHRDRVLAKDEIVERIWARRAVSDAALSSCVKAARRALGDDGRAQSVIRTVHRRGFRFIGAVAEDAPPVAAPGSGVAPGDDPGGAPPPGMALHQDLTPPREPSIVVLPIEILSATEGAGTVADGIVQDIITGLGRTRRFFVIGRGTAFALRGRAGDPRDVARSLGVRYILSGSLRYDGRRIRLSASLADAVEPFEVWADSFDRAVDDILALQDEVSELIVSRVQTRIEDSERREAMRRPIARLDAWSAYYRARWHLDRHTARDYDEAEGLLGVAARLDPTAARIFAGLSFVHRQRAFLNLTTDRGAEVERAVDLARHSLSLDPQDPQSHWAFGRALMLRCEVEAARQAFETSTSLNPSFAIGQYSVGFAHAMAGTTGTSDEALAKALRLSPIDPMRFAMLATHAFNCVRSGEPERAADLARLAAAQPNAHYHIFAIAALCGALAGQRQDAGRHLRRLRGIRTDYTSADFFDAFPFQSEAHIAMFREGFKLIGIPP; the protein is encoded by the coding sequence ATGCTGCTGTCGGTCAATTCCCACGTCATCGACACGGCGACGCGCGAGGTCAGGCGCGCCGGGAGGCCTATCGCGGTCGAACCGAAGGTGTTCGACCTCCTGCTGTTCCTGATCGCCCACCGCGATCGCGTGCTCGCCAAGGACGAGATCGTCGAGCGGATATGGGCCCGGCGCGCCGTCTCCGACGCCGCGCTCTCGAGCTGCGTGAAGGCCGCTCGCCGGGCGCTGGGAGACGACGGCAGAGCGCAGAGCGTCATCCGCACCGTCCATCGCAGGGGATTCCGTTTCATCGGGGCGGTCGCGGAGGATGCGCCACCCGTCGCGGCACCGGGAAGTGGCGTCGCGCCGGGCGACGATCCCGGGGGCGCCCCGCCGCCCGGCATGGCATTGCACCAGGATCTGACGCCACCGCGCGAGCCGTCGATCGTCGTGCTGCCGATCGAGATTCTGAGCGCCACGGAGGGTGCTGGCACCGTCGCCGACGGAATCGTCCAGGACATCATCACGGGCCTGGGCCGCACGCGCAGATTCTTCGTCATCGGCCGCGGCACGGCATTCGCGCTGCGCGGCCGGGCCGGCGACCCTCGGGACGTCGCCCGCTCGCTCGGCGTCCGCTACATACTCAGTGGCAGCCTCCGCTACGACGGTCGTCGCATCCGCCTGAGCGCCTCGCTGGCGGACGCGGTGGAACCGTTCGAGGTCTGGGCCGACAGCTTCGACCGCGCGGTCGACGACATTCTCGCCCTCCAGGACGAGGTCTCCGAGCTGATCGTCAGCCGGGTGCAGACGCGGATCGAGGACTCCGAGCGTCGCGAGGCGATGCGGCGGCCGATCGCGCGGCTCGACGCGTGGAGCGCCTACTACCGCGCCCGCTGGCATCTCGACCGCCACACCGCGCGCGACTACGACGAGGCGGAGGGTCTCCTCGGCGTGGCGGCGCGGCTCGATCCCACCGCGGCGCGGATATTCGCCGGCCTCTCCTTCGTGCACCGCCAGCGCGCCTTTCTGAACCTGACCACCGACCGCGGAGCCGAGGTGGAGCGGGCTGTCGACCTCGCCCGGCACAGTCTTTCACTCGACCCGCAGGACCCCCAATCCCACTGGGCGTTCGGACGGGCGTTGATGCTGCGCTGCGAGGTGGAGGCGGCCCGACAGGCGTTCGAAACCTCGACATCGTTGAATCCGAGCTTTGCCATCGGCCAATATTCGGTGGGCTTCGCCCACGCCATGGCTGGCACGACGGGGACGAGCGACGAAGCGCTGGCGAAGGCTCTGCGGCTCAGCCCGATCGATCCCATGCGGTTCGCGATGCTCGCGACACACGCCTTCAACTGCGTCCGCTCGGGCGAACCGGAGCGGGCCGCGGACCTCGCGCGGCTGGCGGCCGCGCAGCCGAACGCGCACTACCACATCTTCGCGATAGCCGCTCTGTGCGGCGCTCTCGCCGGGCAGCGGCAGGACGCCGGGCGCCATCTACGGCGCCTGCGCGGAATCCGTACGGACTACACGAGCGCGGACTTCTTCGACGCGTTTCCGTTCCAATCCGAGGCGCACATCGCGATGTTCCGCGAGGGCTTCAAACTGATCGGGATCCCGCCGTGA
- a CDS encoding alpha/beta fold hydrolase has product MREIVFNGALVRYRTWGEGAAVALLHSGGSSSAQWERIAPALAPVRTVIAPDLLGFGATEAWPAKGALTHDLQADMVAEVVRAAIGAGAIDIVGHSYGGATATRLALRHPELVRSLVLIEPVISHLLRDAGDPLYPASVEVAHLHRGRRRGAPRERLGGLHRQPQWRGHVVKSTAVETSEVPRAV; this is encoded by the coding sequence ATGCGTGAGATTGTCTTCAACGGCGCGCTCGTCCGCTACCGGACGTGGGGCGAGGGCGCGGCGGTCGCTCTCCTCCATTCCGGCGGTTCGTCCAGCGCGCAATGGGAGCGGATCGCGCCGGCCCTGGCACCGGTACGCACGGTGATCGCGCCCGACCTCCTGGGGTTCGGCGCCACCGAGGCGTGGCCGGCGAAGGGCGCGTTGACGCACGATCTGCAGGCCGACATGGTTGCCGAGGTCGTCCGCGCCGCCATAGGTGCCGGCGCCATCGACATCGTCGGCCATTCCTATGGCGGCGCGACCGCCACCCGGCTGGCCCTGCGCCACCCCGAGCTCGTCCGCTCGCTCGTGCTGATCGAGCCGGTCATCTCCCATCTACTGCGCGACGCTGGTGATCCGCTCTATCCCGCCAGCGTCGAGGTCGCGCACCTTCATCGCGGCCGTCGACGAGGGGCGCCCCGAGAACGGCTGGGAGGCCTTCATCGACAGCCGCAATGGCGTGGGCACGTGGTCAAATCTACCGCGGTCGAGACGTCAGAGGTTCCTCGAGCAGTCTGA
- the secG gene encoding preprotein translocase subunit SecG, with product MQYVVLTIHVMIAIALVIVVLLQRSEGGGLGMGRSDSFMSIRGQGTVLTRGTAILAAGFFVTSIGLAFIGGTHSRGAFMDGGKAPAGKSGPATPGAAPGASPATPPAPTTPTR from the coding sequence ATCCAGTACGTCGTCCTGACCATCCACGTGATGATCGCCATCGCCCTGGTGATCGTCGTCCTGCTCCAGCGCAGCGAGGGCGGCGGACTGGGCATGGGCCGCAGCGACTCCTTCATGAGCATCCGCGGCCAGGGCACCGTGCTGACGCGCGGCACCGCCATCCTCGCGGCCGGCTTCTTCGTCACCAGCATCGGCCTGGCCTTCATCGGCGGCACCCACAGCCGCGGCGCCTTCATGGACGGCGGCAAGGCCCCGGCCGGCAAGAGCGGGCCCGCCACGCCCGGCGCCGCCCCCGGCGCGTCGCCCGCCACGCCGCCGGCGCCGACCACGCCCACTCGCTAG
- a CDS encoding class I SAM-dependent methyltransferase, whose translation MTTTASAPDFAAIKGRQQATWAAGDYSVVGTTLQIVGERLCEALDLRAGERVLDVAAGNGNISLAAARRWAVVTSSDYVGALLDRGRERAAAERLTIAFREADAEAMPFDDGAFDVALSTFGVMFTPDQERAARELARVCRRGGRIGLANWTPDGFIGQLFKTIGRHVPPPAGVASPALWGTEARLLELFPGHHVEATRQIFNFRYRSADHWLEVFKAYYGPTNRAFAALDAGGQAALEADLVELLQRMNRGGADSLVVPSAYLEVVVTLR comes from the coding sequence ATGACCACCACCGCTTCCGCACCCGACTTCGCCGCCATCAAGGGGCGCCAACAGGCGACCTGGGCGGCCGGCGACTACAGCGTCGTCGGCACCACGTTGCAGATCGTGGGCGAACGTCTTTGCGAGGCGTTGGATCTGCGCGCCGGCGAGCGGGTGCTCGACGTCGCCGCCGGCAACGGCAACATCTCGCTGGCAGCCGCGCGCCGCTGGGCCGTGGTCACATCCAGCGACTATGTCGGCGCGCTGCTGGACCGCGGCCGCGAGCGCGCCGCCGCCGAACGCCTGACCATCGCGTTCCGCGAGGCCGACGCCGAGGCGATGCCGTTCGACGACGGCGCGTTCGATGTCGCGCTGTCGACGTTCGGCGTGATGTTCACACCCGACCAGGAGCGCGCCGCGCGCGAACTGGCCCGCGTTTGCCGCCGGGGCGGGCGGATCGGGCTCGCGAACTGGACGCCGGACGGCTTCATCGGCCAGCTGTTCAAGACCATCGGCCGGCATGTTCCGCCGCCGGCCGGCGTCGCTTCCCCGGCCTTGTGGGGAACCGAGGCTCGGCTACTGGAGCTATTCCCCGGGCACCACGTCGAGGCCACGCGGCAGATCTTCAATTTCCGTTACCGGTCCGCGGACCACTGGCTTGAGGTTTTCAAGGCCTACTATGGCCCCACGAACCGCGCGTTCGCGGCGCTCGACGCCGGCGGACAGGCGGCTCTGGAGGCCGACCTCGTCGAGCTTCTCCAGCGGATGAATCGCGGCGGCGCGGACTCGCTCGTCGTGCCGAGCGCGTACCTCGAGGTCGTGGTTACGCTGCGGTAG
- a CDS encoding alpha/beta hydrolase, whose translation MGLAECRRIGVPATMVYGRGTTAVDRRTTELLREAVRGARQIVIDGAGHMSPLTHPDAVAAVIQNHLRWAEDRTG comes from the coding sequence ATGGGGCTCGCGGAGTGCCGGCGCATCGGCGTTCCGGCGACGATGGTCTACGGCCGGGGGACGACGGCCGTCGACCGGAGGACCACCGAGCTGCTTCGAGAGGCGGTCCGGGGCGCGCGTCAGATCGTGATCGACGGCGCGGGCCACATGTCGCCGCTCACGCACCCCGACGCCGTCGCCGCGGTGATCCAGAACCACCTGCGCTGGGCAGAGGACAGGACGGGTTGA
- a CDS encoding MFS transporter: MSPTAPARRTPSLWTLIVACGVIVGLTLGLRQATSLYMPHVTRALGTGVEPFSTAMAVANLIWGAVGIAAGAAADRYGAGRVAVAGICLMMLGYFLMQAASSAGDLMWSGVCIGVGAGSCGIGVMVGAIGRAAAPDDRTAAIAALGVAGGIGNFVIYPYTHLFIEVLGWKGSVLVMVATLGAALPLAFVIAAKDQRAIGQEKPQPFKAAAREAFGLRSYWLLIAGFFVCGFQVAFYAAHLPAYAASLGMAGWVAAAALTAVGAANIVGTYLAGRSTRHMQRRHALALIYLGRGAVFGGFLLLPMNDPTLVVLSALLGLFWLATVPLTSGLVATFFGATWLATLYAVVFFAHQAGAFLGVWMAGVLFDATGSYAAMWWISIALGLAAALAHWPIREEPVPRLRAQEASHA, encoded by the coding sequence ATGTCCCCGACCGCCCCCGCGCGGCGGACGCCGTCGTTGTGGACGTTGATCGTCGCCTGCGGGGTGATTGTCGGCCTGACGCTGGGCCTGCGGCAGGCGACCAGCCTCTACATGCCGCACGTGACGCGGGCGTTGGGGACCGGCGTCGAGCCATTCTCGACCGCCATGGCGGTCGCGAACCTGATCTGGGGCGCCGTCGGGATCGCCGCGGGCGCGGCGGCCGACAGGTACGGCGCAGGCCGCGTCGCCGTCGCGGGTATCTGCCTCATGATGCTCGGATACTTCCTGATGCAAGCGGCCTCCAGCGCGGGCGACCTGATGTGGAGCGGCGTGTGCATCGGCGTCGGCGCCGGGAGCTGCGGCATCGGCGTCATGGTCGGCGCGATCGGCCGCGCCGCCGCGCCCGACGATCGGACGGCGGCGATCGCGGCCCTGGGCGTCGCCGGCGGCATCGGCAATTTCGTGATCTATCCGTACACGCATCTGTTCATCGAGGTCCTCGGCTGGAAGGGCAGCGTCCTCGTCATGGTCGCGACCCTCGGCGCGGCGTTGCCGCTCGCGTTCGTCATTGCCGCGAAGGACCAACGCGCGATCGGGCAGGAGAAACCGCAGCCATTCAAGGCGGCCGCCAGGGAGGCCTTCGGCCTGCGCAGCTACTGGCTCCTGATCGCGGGCTTCTTCGTGTGCGGATTCCAGGTCGCTTTCTACGCCGCCCATCTGCCGGCCTACGCCGCGAGCCTCGGCATGGCGGGCTGGGTGGCGGCGGCCGCGCTCACGGCCGTCGGCGCGGCCAACATCGTCGGCACCTATCTCGCCGGCCGTTCGACCCGCCACATGCAGCGTAGACACGCCCTCGCCCTGATCTACCTGGGCCGCGGCGCCGTGTTCGGCGGCTTTCTACTGCTGCCCATGAACGATCCGACGCTCGTCGTCCTGAGCGCGTTGCTCGGCCTGTTCTGGCTGGCGACGGTGCCGCTCACCAGCGGCCTCGTCGCCACGTTCTTCGGCGCGACATGGCTGGCGACGCTCTACGCCGTCGTCTTCTTCGCGCACCAGGCCGGCGCCTTCCTCGGCGTCTGGATGGCCGGCGTCCTGTTCGACGCGACGGGCTCGTACGCGGCGATGTGGTGGATATCGATCGCGCTGGGTCTCGCCGCGGCGCTGGCGCACTGGCCGATCCGGGAGGAGCCCGTGCCGCGGCTCCGGGCGCAGGAGGCGTCGCATGCGTGA